One stretch of Lysobacterales bacterium DNA includes these proteins:
- the cobN gene encoding cobaltochelatase subunit CobN: protein MRWLQQSLLTLLFAALAMPALAERVLIVATPNVPAGKFRALAEIGQHHGITVEHRYLQTIPAQTDGSLWTGYDAVFIDSYLQDEVRATLVRALPDLHVPNAWLYDQKPAWSGFPEVLAKRLIAHYSNGGERNFDAFFARLAAHLRGTDAGNVVDPVLFPKTAIYHPDAPGQVFADATDYFRWKGMDAAARARSPVIAIAFHQQYLASMQTGLVDAFVRAIEQRGGIALAFYAPAMRGEGYASLLMPEGEALCDVLVNTQIVLDGEARRADFAKLGRPVLQGLSYRAGSAEDWRADPTGVPLNDVPFYLAQPEYAGAIDAQVIAATRPEDDAVLPIPGQFEAVLDKALRIAHLRRTPTAEQRLALMFWNYPPGEKNLSASFLDVPESLQATTTALRSAGYRIDGVPADETALVARLQRLLAPYYREVDLAALVAAGDAATLPVAEYRRWYEQLPDAVRAPIEARWGEPEQSLLMLDREGEAGFVIPRAEFGALVVLPQPPRGERWEEAEKALYHSTSAVPSHHYLATYLWLRQSHRSDALIHFGTHGSQEWLPGKERGLSVRDAPMLALGDLPVVYPYIADNIGEALQARRRGRALIVSHQTPPFRPAGLHTVLVDLHNQLHQWLNQDEGAVRTQIARQLLDGAEGEHVIADLGWTRARADAEFPAFIDVLHNHLHELAQTAQPLGLHALGRAPADEHRLATVLLMLGKPFWEAASAHAGVAVDQRDETLAGDYAALRASVPYRLLERHLLQGANDAVLPAELRSGIERARQAFAVIDASHELPALLAGLRGEHLPTSYGGDPIRNPDAYPTGRNLYGFDPSRVPTQAAWAASEQAATDLLDAHRRDHGRAPTKLTFSLWSVETMRHQGLLEAQALRLLGVEPQWDAGGRVTGVHLIPREQLGRPRVDVVLSATGLYRDHFPNLMQHLVRAVELAAAADEPDNAVHANSEAIRQRLVARGLDPVAALKAGRTRLFSSASGEYGTGLDDATLASDSWQGKAEGDAKLAELYLSKMQYGYGPDSADWGRADLAGADVNLYAEQLRGTEGAVLSRSSNLYGMLTTDDPFQYLGGIALAVRHLDGQAPNLMISNLRGGGSGRAESAAGFLAKELATRNFHPGYIQGLMAEGYAGTLEVTDAMNNFWGWTAVSREIVRDDQWQQFADVYVRDKHALGLRDWFERENPQALAQVIERMLEASRQDYWQADAATLDELKQRYADLMQRFDLQTTNAALAEYVGYGLQAAVAPARPEAPATPVEGQRLERVESAVAAGAPSWWSVLAWASLLALIAIGSIQQGRTRTPRAPRGPQRIHPSGERARHWADRRLRRLRATPASPSQGVPHG, encoded by the coding sequence ATGCGATGGCTCCAGCAATCCCTGCTGACGCTGCTGTTCGCGGCGCTGGCGATGCCGGCGCTGGCCGAGCGCGTGTTGATCGTCGCCACGCCGAACGTGCCGGCGGGCAAGTTCCGCGCACTGGCCGAAATCGGCCAGCATCACGGCATCACGGTCGAACACCGGTACCTGCAGACCATTCCGGCACAGACCGATGGCAGCCTGTGGACCGGCTACGACGCCGTGTTCATCGACAGCTACTTGCAAGACGAGGTGCGCGCCACGCTCGTGCGCGCACTGCCGGACCTGCATGTGCCGAACGCCTGGCTGTATGACCAGAAGCCCGCGTGGTCGGGCTTCCCGGAGGTGTTGGCGAAGCGCTTGATCGCGCACTACAGCAACGGCGGCGAGCGCAATTTCGATGCCTTCTTCGCGCGCCTCGCGGCGCACCTGCGTGGCACCGACGCGGGAAATGTCGTTGACCCCGTGCTGTTCCCCAAGACCGCGATCTACCACCCGGACGCCCCCGGCCAGGTGTTCGCGGACGCGACCGACTATTTCCGCTGGAAAGGCATGGATGCCGCTGCGCGCGCACGCAGTCCGGTCATCGCCATCGCCTTCCACCAGCAGTACCTGGCCTCGATGCAGACCGGCCTGGTCGATGCCTTCGTGCGCGCCATCGAGCAGCGCGGCGGCATCGCGCTGGCGTTCTACGCGCCGGCGATGCGCGGCGAGGGCTATGCGTCTTTGCTGATGCCGGAAGGCGAGGCGCTGTGCGATGTGCTGGTCAACACCCAGATCGTGCTCGATGGCGAGGCGCGCCGTGCGGACTTCGCGAAGCTCGGGCGCCCAGTGCTGCAGGGGTTGTCGTATCGCGCCGGAAGCGCCGAGGACTGGCGCGCCGACCCGACCGGCGTGCCGCTCAACGACGTGCCGTTCTATCTGGCGCAACCCGAATACGCCGGTGCCATCGACGCCCAGGTGATCGCCGCGACGCGCCCCGAGGACGATGCCGTACTGCCGATCCCGGGCCAGTTCGAGGCGGTGCTCGACAAGGCCCTCCGCATCGCCCATCTGCGCCGCACGCCGACCGCGGAACAGCGACTGGCGCTGATGTTCTGGAACTACCCGCCGGGCGAGAAGAACCTGTCGGCCTCGTTCCTCGATGTGCCGGAATCGTTGCAGGCGACGACCACGGCGCTGCGCTCGGCCGGCTATCGCATCGACGGCGTGCCGGCCGACGAGACGGCGTTGGTTGCGCGCCTGCAGCGCCTGCTTGCGCCCTACTACCGTGAGGTCGATCTGGCCGCGCTGGTCGCTGCCGGCGATGCCGCAACCCTGCCTGTCGCCGAGTACCGGCGCTGGTACGAACAGTTGCCGGACGCGGTACGCGCACCGATCGAGGCGCGCTGGGGCGAACCCGAACAGAGCCTGCTGATGCTCGACCGCGAGGGCGAGGCGGGCTTCGTGATCCCGCGTGCCGAGTTCGGCGCGCTGGTCGTGCTGCCCCAGCCACCGCGCGGCGAACGCTGGGAAGAGGCCGAGAAGGCGCTGTACCACAGCACCAGCGCGGTGCCCTCGCACCACTACCTCGCGACCTACCTGTGGCTGCGGCAATCGCATCGCAGCGATGCGCTGATCCACTTCGGTACCCACGGCAGCCAGGAATGGCTGCCCGGCAAGGAACGCGGGCTGTCGGTGCGCGACGCGCCCATGCTCGCGCTCGGCGACCTGCCAGTGGTCTATCCCTACATCGCCGACAACATCGGCGAAGCGCTGCAGGCACGCCGGCGCGGCCGCGCCTTGATCGTCAGCCACCAGACGCCGCCGTTCCGCCCGGCGGGGCTGCACACTGTGCTGGTCGATCTGCACAACCAGTTGCACCAGTGGCTGAACCAGGACGAAGGCGCGGTGCGCACGCAGATCGCGCGTCAGTTGCTCGACGGCGCCGAGGGCGAACACGTCATCGCCGACCTCGGCTGGACCCGCGCCCGCGCCGACGCCGAGTTCCCGGCCTTCATCGACGTGCTGCACAACCACCTGCACGAACTCGCGCAGACCGCGCAACCGCTCGGCCTGCACGCCCTCGGCCGCGCGCCGGCGGACGAGCATCGGCTGGCGACGGTGCTGCTGATGCTCGGCAAACCGTTCTGGGAGGCCGCTTCCGCACATGCGGGCGTGGCCGTGGACCAGCGCGACGAGACCCTGGCCGGCGACTACGCAGCCCTGCGCGCCAGCGTTCCCTATCGGCTGCTCGAGCGGCACTTGCTGCAGGGCGCCAACGATGCGGTGTTGCCCGCCGAGTTGCGCAGCGGCATCGAGCGCGCACGCCAGGCCTTTGCCGTGATCGACGCCAGCCACGAGTTGCCGGCTTTGCTCGCCGGACTGCGCGGCGAGCATCTGCCGACCTCCTACGGCGGCGATCCGATCCGCAACCCCGACGCCTATCCAACCGGACGCAACCTGTACGGATTCGATCCCTCGCGGGTGCCAACACAAGCGGCCTGGGCGGCGTCGGAACAGGCCGCCACCGATCTGCTCGATGCCCATCGCCGCGACCATGGCCGCGCCCCGACCAAGCTCACCTTCTCGCTCTGGTCGGTCGAAACCATGCGCCACCAGGGCCTGCTCGAAGCCCAGGCGCTGCGCCTGCTCGGCGTTGAACCGCAATGGGATGCGGGCGGCCGCGTTACCGGCGTGCACCTGATCCCGCGCGAACAACTCGGTCGACCGCGTGTGGATGTGGTGCTCTCGGCCACCGGCCTGTATCGCGACCACTTCCCAAACCTGATGCAGCATCTGGTTCGGGCCGTCGAGCTCGCGGCCGCGGCCGACGAACCCGACAACGCCGTACATGCGAACAGCGAAGCGATCAGGCAGCGTCTGGTGGCGCGCGGCCTGGATCCCGTCGCCGCGCTCAAGGCCGGACGTACTCGCCTGTTCTCATCCGCCTCGGGCGAATACGGCACCGGCCTCGACGACGCCACGCTCGCCAGCGACAGCTGGCAGGGTAAGGCCGAGGGCGACGCCAAACTGGCCGAGCTGTACCTGTCGAAGATGCAGTACGGCTATGGCCCGGACAGCGCCGACTGGGGCCGTGCCGACCTCGCCGGCGCCGACGTCAACCTGTATGCCGAGCAATTGCGCGGTACCGAAGGCGCGGTGCTGTCGCGCAGCTCCAACTTGTACGGCATGCTCACCACCGATGATCCGTTCCAGTATCTGGGTGGCATCGCGTTGGCGGTGCGCCATCTCGATGGCCAGGCACCGAACCTGATGATCAGCAACCTGCGCGGCGGCGGCAGCGGTCGCGCCGAGAGTGCCGCCGGTTTCCTCGCCAAGGAACTGGCCACGCGCAACTTCCATCCCGGCTACATCCAGGGACTGATGGCCGAAGGCTACGCCGGCACCCTGGAAGTGACCGACGCCATGAACAACTTCTGGGGCTGGACTGCGGTGTCACGCGAGATCGTGCGCGACGACCAGTGGCAGCAGTTCGCCGACGTGTACGTGCGCGACAAGCACGCGCTTGGACTGCGCGACTGGTTCGAGCGCGAGAACCCGCAAGCGCTGGCGCAAGTCATCGAGCGCATGCTGGAAGCATCGCGCCAGGACTACTGGCAGGCCGATGCCGCGACGCTGGACGAATTGAAGCAACGCTACGCCGACCTGATGCAGCGCTTCGATCTGCAGACCACGAACGCCGCACTCGCCGAGTACGTCGGTTACGGCTTGCAGGCCGCCGTGGCACCGGCACGACCCGAGGCACCGGCCACGCCGGTCGAAGGCCAGCGTCTCGAACGCGTCGAAAGCGCGGTCGCGGCTGGCGCGCCGTCGTGGTGGTCGGTGCTGGCCTGGGCCAGCTTGCTGGCGCTGATCGCCATCGGATCAATCCAGCAAGGCCGTACCCGCACCCCACGAGCACCGCGCGGTCCACAACGCATCCATCCATCCGGCGAACGCGCCCGGCATTGGGCGGATCGCCGCCTGCGCCGGCTGCGCGCCACCCCCGCATCCCCATCCCAAGGAGTTCCTCATGGCTAG
- a CDS encoding MotA/TolQ/ExbB proton channel family protein, which yields MASGLEGAMYDLAQLFLIPVLFAIAGLFGYAFVALGAFLWQWRQRRRGDAVGYELVLLRRHSPELSLDALESVAVQRLEVARIATRIAPLLGLVATMIPMGPALKGLADGNLADMSRGLMVAFSAVILALIASALTFWIVSVRRRWYAQDLAMLEGPSATAAVVHDVHAAEVPA from the coding sequence ATGGCTAGTGGCCTCGAAGGGGCGATGTACGACCTCGCCCAACTGTTCCTGATCCCGGTGCTGTTCGCGATCGCCGGTCTGTTCGGCTACGCCTTCGTGGCGCTGGGTGCCTTCCTCTGGCAATGGCGCCAACGTCGTCGCGGCGACGCCGTCGGCTACGAACTGGTTCTGCTGCGTCGACACTCGCCTGAGCTGTCGCTGGACGCACTGGAATCCGTCGCCGTGCAACGCCTGGAGGTGGCGCGCATCGCAACGCGTATCGCGCCCCTGCTGGGTCTGGTCGCGACCATGATCCCGATGGGCCCGGCGCTGAAGGGTCTGGCAGATGGCAACCTCGCCGACATGTCGCGCGGACTGATGGTCGCGTTCTCGGCGGTGATTCTGGCGCTGATCGCCTCGGCGCTGACCTTCTGGATCGTCAGCGTGCGCCGCCGCTGGTACGCCCAGGACCTGGCCATGCTTGAGGGGCCGTCGGCCACCGCGGCTGTGGTCCACGACGTGCACGCCGCCGAGGTCCCGGCATGA
- a CDS encoding DUF2149 domain-containing protein, whose amino-acid sequence MSSRLRLLDDAEDDPILSVVNLIDVFLVLVAALLLAMAQSPLSPFSAERFTLVRNPGEANMEVIVKDGEKIERYRAEGQIGSGEGRKAGVAYRMADGSMVYVPDAGGDAPTAASPPRS is encoded by the coding sequence ATGAGTTCGCGCCTGCGCCTGCTCGATGACGCCGAGGACGATCCGATCCTCTCCGTCGTCAACCTGATCGACGTGTTCCTGGTGCTGGTCGCCGCGCTCCTGCTGGCGATGGCGCAGAGCCCGCTCAGTCCGTTCTCGGCCGAGCGCTTCACCCTGGTGCGCAACCCGGGCGAGGCGAACATGGAGGTGATCGTCAAGGACGGCGAGAAGATCGAGCGCTACCGAGCCGAAGGCCAGATCGGCAGCGGCGAGGGGCGCAAGGCGGGAGTCGCCTACCGAATGGCGGACGGGTCGATGGTGTACGTGCCCGATGCGGGTGGCGACGCACCGACTGCGGCCTCGCCACCGCGATCCTGA